In Pseudomonas sp. P5_109, the genomic window GTCCCGGCCGCGATGCTGGCGCAGTCCATCTACGTGATGCTGGCGGTGTGCGGCATCGTCGGGCTGGTATGGAAGATGAAACTGGCCGACGTCGCCCTGCAATGCGCGGCGCCCATTGGTGCCTGGATGACCGCCGTGGCGTTGGTCACCGGCGCGATCTGGGGCAAGCCGACCTGGGGCTCGTGGTGGGTCTGGGATGCACGCCTTACGTCCATGTTGATTCTGCTATTCCTGTACTTCGGTCTCATTGCGCTGGGCAACGCCATCAGCAATCGTGACAGCGCGGCCAAGGCTTGCGCGGTGCTGGCGATCGTCGGCGTGATCAACATCCCGATCATCAAGTACTCGGTGGAGTGGTGGAACACCCTGCACCAGGGCGCGACCTTCACCCTCACCGAAAAACCGGCGATGCCCGCCGAAATGTGGCTGCCACTGCTGCTGACGGCGTTGGGGTTCTACTGTTTCTTCGGCGCGGTCCTGCTGCTGCGCATGCGTCTTGAAGTGCTCAAGCGCGAAGCCCGGGCCAGTTGGGTCAAGGCCGAAGTGGAAAACAGCCTGGAGGTTGCTCGATGAGTTTTGCTTCATTCGGCGACTTCCTCGCCATGGGTCATCATGGCCTGTATGTCTGGTCAGCCTATGGCATCTGCCTGGCGGTATTGGCCCTCAACGTGGCGGCGCCGATCCTGGCCCGCAAGCGGTATCTGCAACAAGAGGCGCGTCGTTTGCG contains:
- a CDS encoding heme ABC transporter permease translates to MNWTWFHKLGSPKWFYGISGKMLPWLSVAALLLISVGVVWGLAFAPPDYQQGNSFRIIYIHVPAAMLAQSIYVMLAVCGIVGLVWKMKLADVALQCAAPIGAWMTAVALVTGAIWGKPTWGSWWVWDARLTSMLILLFLYFGLIALGNAISNRDSAAKACAVLAIVGVINIPIIKYSVEWWNTLHQGATFTLTEKPAMPAEMWLPLLLTALGFYCFFGAVLLLRMRLEVLKREARASWVKAEVENSLEVAR
- the ccmD gene encoding heme exporter protein CcmD translates to MSFASFGDFLAMGHHGLYVWSAYGICLAVLALNVAAPILARKRYLQQEARRLRRENGK